In Apis mellifera strain DH4 linkage group LG10, Amel_HAv3.1, whole genome shotgun sequence, the genomic window atctgtcCAAGACGTGTCATCGCGATATAacgaatgaaataagaaagttTCCGTGGAAAGAAAAGGGTTTTTCCTGCGGGAAAGTAAGGCATGCGTGAGGACCGGAAATAAGCAAATCTCGAATGTCTGTTGGCAAAACTTGGCCGGTGGTCTAGCCgtaagataaattgaaaaataattacgtcTAAATGCTTCTCTAGctattatattctatctttttttttttttgaaaaagccTTGGTATTGAATTCTAATAAAAGAGCTAATACCTGttcgaaaatgaaatcatACTCTGAGATCTCCTACTGAGGGAAtagtaaatttctttcttttcaaaattgttcgtaacttaaaatttattctctgtatgaaaattggaaaaatgaggaaagaaattgttttataaaaatataggggatcatataaaattttacaaattgttttctaaaattgttgcaaatattgccttatactttttttaaattaaataaattaacttgcaacaattggaaatttatcgttttgaataattataaagataatatattggaTAATGATCTATATAGGCAATTTGCAACAATAATAAAGttcattactatttttatttttatagagtagaattattaatttttttattaattacttaatgattaataaatttaattttctatcaatttacGAGAGAACTTAATTAAACTAATGTAAATGAATTTGCCGTAATGAATGTGCCTTTGTATAATATTGCACTGGGACCTGGAggattaaagtaaatttaacgATCGGTATATCCGaaatatgaaatgattatACAAGATTTTACTGTAGATTATCAAGCAGTTACACCTTTTACCTgcttaattttatgtttgtaAATATTCCTGCATAATACAATACCATTCTATGTTTTCAACACCGCACAATACATTGGTATGTTATGACTATacctatttcaaaatattgaaactttaCCGTaaggtttaaataaaaataaattatttttacgtgtattaaaaattttattgtatgaatatgaaatggcttttattataattaaattttgctcttgtttgcataaataaaaatattttttattttttctatttaagttAAAGAATGTTAtggaaaaaaacaattgaaaaacttaacttatttaaattacaagcaATTTAAGCTTGCTTTAGATGAAGATAGAAATAAAGGAAGACAACAGAGATCgctattaatattcgaaagttTCAAGATCATTCAATATCTGAATTAATCCCTAATAACAGAAGATAGTTGGAAACATTGCGTCAAGTCAATTCCACGAAATATAtcgttacaaaatattatggtTTTTGAATACATATTCAGAAGATCTAAAAAAAGTCACGACCATatgtttgtaaattatatcctTTCGAATGTCTTCTACATATTAGTCATAGCCGTTTAACAATCatgaatttattcgatttaaaattaacagtaTCTACAAATCTCAGAGATCTAATATATcgctataattatatttatataaaataaaaattactaaatttttaaaaaatttgtaactcTTTGAATGTtgctatgatatttataactaGCTTATTTATAGAAAGTTTACATTAGACAGACACGTAATACCAAAATAgacaaattaatgataaattaatgatttcttACGAAAACAATACATGAATTTAAACgatgtattaaaaaactaactGATAAGACTAAAACAAgatttgagaaattaaatatttcgaagatgaagaaaactttttgaaataacAGACAACCAACTAAAAAgtgcaatttaataaatatcgtaaagTGAAGAATCTACACAACTTAATGAACGATCCAACACAAAAATTTGTATCCCATTTCACACTTCGTTCGATTCTCTTTATACGAAAACTGATTACTCACAGCggagcaatttaaaaaatgtcaaCGATATCGATGAATTGAGACATTTTCCACGTCGAATCGTCGCGAAGATTCGCATGGACGTACCGttatatcgtttatatatGTTTCGATGTGGTAGGAGCAGATGCAAATACGTGCATCTATTCATCTGTCGTCAGAATGACGACCACGGGAAAAATCGCAAATAACGGGTTGGCCCTGCACCATAGAAATGTGGGTTATGTGGCCAAAGGAGCAAAAATTTGTATACCAGAAAGAAGGCGGTGCGGTTGAATTGAGCGCCGGGATACTTTTCTATGGATGACACGGCATTTTAACGGGGCATCGAAAAGGACTAAATTTGGCGTGATCTTGGGACGAAGACATAATGAGTACGCTATATCGAGCATAACTGGACTCCATCGTCGTCCGTCATTTTTTCCCTATTTTTCTCACACTCGAGCTTCCGAGAGAATTCTCGAGAGAATTTTTCAGGATCAAAAGGACTGATTGAATCAAATGGAATCAGTATTGCAAGTagtaaaagtttgaaataaacttttgaacaaaatttgtacaattaaAGGATTTGTACAAAAAGGATAAGAAAAGTACGGAAATTACTGTGAAGATAAAGAAACCTTTTGACTACCGTGAAATAAAGGAGCGTCATGCCGTCTGGGACAAAACTAGCTGGACCAATGATTAACTATTGAATTTAGCCACTCCTTGAAAATGAATCATTAGTCATTGAGTAGAAGAAAACAGCGGGTGTATCTTCCGGTGCCGAGCAATGAAAACTGCCATATGCTGTCCTAACGAGCGCAAACGCAAAAAAGGGATTCATCATATATCAAATGGTCAAAGttcaaaagttataaataactttctcTTTGCCCTAAAAATCTTGCAAATTTCTCTTGGCCGCAACGCTTTCGCCGGTTAATTTATGAGCAAAATCTcgcgattttctttttgacaTCGTAAATCATTGCGACACAGAACCCTTTAACTTCGTGAAACActattttgtgaaaataaggGTTGTACGAAAAGGTTATGCAGAGTAATTTTATGCACTATGTCTATATTGTTAGTATTACACCTCGGTAGGGGGTAAAACGTACAATCGTTTGACAGGGCAATTGCCACTGGCTTTAGATAGGGTTTCCTAAGAAAAAGGATTTTATGCCAACCGGTAACTGGATTTTTCGACAATactgaaacaaataataactACGATTGCAAGGATTAATTTAGCGGGATTCGATTGTTATACGAGATCAAGAAAATGCTGCAATTTGTTTCGCCTCAGGATGCCACGACAGGTAGTTCAGTGGCAAGATCATCATTGGCTACaatatatcgtaatatttttgtcttttgaATCCCGTGCCGGTTGgcataaaatcaaaatgataaataaaatgttttaataaatgtttctaatcaaagaaagatataccgaaggaaaatttttaccgaagaattgaaagaattttgaaagaattgaattttaaaattttaaaattcaatccttttattgttttctttattgtttattaatgaatagaatatcagttttttttttatagatatatgtattttaaacgagtgaaatataaatttcaacaattaatcaaagttattaaatttaatatctattttaaaattacataaatatgtatatacatgtattacataaatatgtatattaaattctactaCCTTTATCAAACAACCTTCACAGATACTGACGAAATTGTTATTCCAATTGCGCGATCAcaaatattactaattttcCCGTGTTCATGATTGCGTCTGTGTATAATCACGTGAGCGTGTGCCCTATAAACATTTTGGGAATAGGAAGTGGTAAACGCGTGCCAGTTCGACCCCCACAGTCATCAGGATCGGCCTCTCCCCACCATTTTCTAAGGAAGTCTCCTCCCTTTGAACCTTACAAGGGTTGTCCACTACTATATAAGCGAAACTACACCCTCATTCGTTCTAAACGATTTTAACGACTCATACTACAAAGACGTTTTCGAAAAACCGATTGTGTGTGTTCGTTAAAAACcgattttctttcaaacaGTTATCTTTCGAAAATCTTCCTAAAAACACGTACGTTTCCAAACTAGAGACAGTGTGTTGTGATATCAGTGACCAGTGTATAACCTTGGATTAATCATTAGGTAAGAGACATTAGTCGTTTACCACGATAGTTGCTCGATAaacataaaagaatttcaaacttGCGTAATTAATGCGGACGCTAATGTCTATTCGATTACCTGCAGTAAAACGGTTTCTgtgtaattttcattgaatgaTACGACATCAAACAACACGGTAGAACTCAgtgttatttgtttaataactaattgtaagttgttttaattaatgtaataagtttttttcaagaatatgtaaatttatttattgttggttacgttaacaattttaattgttattatgtaTACGCGTGaatacgttttatttatttgctaaTTTATCACGattgatatgaataatatgtatatataattataatatataattgtatacatatatattattaatatctcgatcgagatattcttcattaaatgaatttaaaaatatttgtatcattttattttgaaaatgatttgataattaaaataatattttaatttattcatatttctctGTTTTAGATATTGGAAAATGGAATCTTTCTCCATGCCGTCAATAAACAAcgtaaaaatggaatttaataCTCAAGAATTGAATACTGAAACATTTTTTGCCGATGCAATTCTGGATCTTTCTTTCAAGAAACGAAGAACTTCGACTTCGAGCCAACCAAATTCATTGGATTCGTATTTAAATTCGCCCGCGAGTAGTACGAAACAAGATCAAACTAATCATGTTTCGGAATCCGAAACCGAAAGGAATAGTCCTTTTGAAGTTCGTACGTTCATGGTGACACCACCTTCAGAATCTAATTCTCCGACAAAAATCAAGTATGAACCAATTTACGATCATACGGACACGTCGgagaataatatcaaaaatcgaCACAGTGATTTGTCCAATTTACCAATGAATATTCCAATTCCAACTATGTTATCGACATTTCTTAATCAAAACAGTGGCACAGTTAAATCGACGGACATAATTAATAGTTCCCCTTCATCGTTAACTTGTTCCAATGAATTTGCATTATCCAATACGTCTACGGATAAAGAAAGCAAAAAAGCAGCAAGACCATTTAAGGCTTATCCAAAAGACCCGTTGTCGCTCACTGTAGGAGCAGTCGAAATGATATATGATCAAAATTCTAATGAGGCTTATTCcgaatttcgaaaacgaaTGTTAGAATCGGttaaaaaatcaaacgaaGGGACTAATGTGAAAATGAGAAGAGTTACAAAGAGTCCTGGATTACCAACGAGTACGGTTGATGAAAAAGATGCAGCTTActgggaaagaagaagaagaaataacgaGGCAGCGAAACGCTCTAGGGACGCTCGAAGAGcaaaagaagatgaaattgCTATCAGAGCAGCTTTCTTAGagcaagaaaatattaaacttaaatatGAACTTGTTGCTCTTAGAAACGAAACAGCTAAACTTAGATGTATGGTTTATTCAACGTAAGTTTAGATAtactttatacaaatttatagttaatattttattagtatttaagACTTAAGTTcttaaaatactaatattgaaaattgacttttttttaaaagtacaaaatatttgtatcatataatatgttatattttttgtaattttttagtttttcaaAATGTCAATAccaaatgtatattatatatatacatatatatacgtatgtatatatattatgtaaaaaaatattttcctaatatactattaagatttaaaagcCTTCAATTTTTGTGTCATTCaatatacgatattattattaattaaattcattagtaAGTTTATAAAGTAACAAACATTATTGTATttgacttatttttttattgaaaattaataattagtaatacttaaaattaaacaattttaaataaattttatacgtacTCTATAAATATGTTCAATATATTAGAAACAACTCAGGACTAAACTAAACTTAAAGTTTAGTGTACATAATTCTATTGTAATATAGCAAatcataaatatgtaaataaatgataaaattagatataaaatagacATTATTTGTAAGTTTGATTGTATATACAAAGATTattgtgatatttaaaatatacttataataaaaaaatattaattattataaaatatttatgtatatatatatatatatacactaatATACTCATGAAGCTGGTAATGAATCAACCAAATCCAACATGCTAGCTGTTTCTAATACATTTTTCTCATTAGTTTGATTTTTAGTAAGTGCTTTCGTATATGATTTTTGAACTTGTCTAggaataaaatgtaatgagTTCGCTTTTGTAATAATACttgaagaatttaatgaaCTAATACTAGAATTTGTTGGTGGTATATTCTTTGCTGCAGCTGCAAACATTTTagtcttttgatttttatttaattgtatttttttggattttcgttctttcttttcatattcgaGTTCATCAATATccattttatcttttgatttatcttttatacaatgtgaaatattatcaaatctgaaattctttggaaatttatgTACATTGATACAATGATCCTTTCTTTCaagtgaattattaaatttcaaatcacaTTCCGAAACATAACATTGATACtgaaaaaatgcaaatatttttaaatattttaataaaaataatgtataataatttataattaccatTGGTTTCTTCATGGATAAAACTTGAAAGAAACTATCATGTGTTTCTTGAATATGAATATCTAATAATCTAGGA contains:
- the LOC725191 gene encoding thyrotroph embryonic factor isoform X2, with translation MTTTGKIANNGLALHHRNVGYVAKGAKICIPERRRYWKMESFSMPSINNVKMEFNTQELNTETFFADAILDLSFKKRRTSTSSQPNSLDSYLNSPASSTKQDQTNHVSESETERNSPFEVRTFMVTPPSESNSPTKIKYEPIYDHTDTSENNIKNRHSDLSNLPMNIPIPTMLSTFLNQNSGTVKSTDIINSSPSSLTCSNEFALSNTSTDKESKKAARPFKAYPKDPLSLTVGAVEMIYDQNSNEAYSEFRKRMLESVKKSNEGTNVKMRRVTKSPGLPTSTVDEKDAAYWERRRRNNEAAKRSRDARRAKEDEIAIRAAFLEQENIKLKYELVALRNETAKLRCMVYST
- the LOC100576565 gene encoding zinc finger protein 511, producing MEEFLRNIGVGLRPINDSFFEDSYNACKIFQRKGVTVEDDEELCHEVIREFPCYVTGCKAIFHTLIDFEMHYNSNHRYVCIECKKSLPNPRLLDIHIQETHDSFFQVLSMKKPMYQCYVSECDLKFNNSLERKDHCINVHKFPKNFRFDNISHCIKDKSKDKMDIDELEYEKKERKSKKIQLNKNQKTKMFAAAAKNIPPTNSSISSLNSSSIITKANSLHFIPRQVQKSYTKALTKNQTNEKNVLETASMLDLVDSLPAS
- the LOC725191 gene encoding protein giant isoform X1, producing MESFSMPSINNVKMEFNTQELNTETFFADAILDLSFKKRRTSTSSQPNSLDSYLNSPASSTKQDQTNHVSESETERNSPFEVRTFMVTPPSESNSPTKIKYEPIYDHTDTSENNIKNRHSDLSNLPMNIPIPTMLSTFLNQNSGTVKSTDIINSSPSSLTCSNEFALSNTSTDKESKKAARPFKAYPKDPLSLTVGAVEMIYDQNSNEAYSEFRKRMLESVKKSNEGTNVKMRRVTKSPGLPTSTVDEKDAAYWERRRRNNEAAKRSRDARRAKEDEIAIRAAFLEQENIKLKYELVALRNETAKLRCMVYST